In Ancylomarina subtilis, the sequence TAAATCGTGTTAATCAAATGTTAACGAGCTTGTTATTTGTTTAGTTTTCCTGCGAAATGAATAGGTTTGAAAGACCTGTTTTTTTGAAATTTAACAGTTCATTCTGATAATTAAGAAAATAAAAAATATAAAAATGAAACGACTGCTTTTTTTAGGCTTTGCCGCTATTACAATTTTTACTCAATGCAACTCTCCCAAACAAAAAAGTGAATGGCGAGGCCCGAATCGAACCGGTGTTTATAATGAAACAGGCTTGTTAAAAGAATGGCCGAAAGAAGGGCCTCAAATGCTTTGGTCTTTAACAGATATTCCTAAGGGATATTCTTCGGTTGCTGTGGTTGGCGATCTTGTTTATTTGACTGGCATTAAAGATTCCATGGATGTTTTATTGGCTGTTGATATGAAGGGACAAATAAAGTGGGAAGTTCCTTATGGTCGTTGTTGGGATAGTACTTTCCCCGATAGTCGATGTACGCCCACTATTGAAAATGATCGAATTTATCTTTCAAGTGGGAAAGGTGATTTGGCTTGTTTGAATGCGTTGACTGGAGAAATCTTTTGGCAGGTAAAAGCCAGTGAGAAATTTGAAGGAACTTATGGTGAATGGGGAATCTCTGAATCTCTTCTTTTATATAAGGATTTGGTTTTTTATACCCCTTGCGGCGAAAAAACGACGATGATTGCTCTGGATAAAAATACGGGCGAAACGGTTTGGGAATCTAAAAGTTTGAAAGATAAACCCGCCTATGTTTCTCCTTTGATGGTTGAGCGAAATGGTAAGAATTTGATTGTAACCGTAACAGAGAATCATATCATAGGAGTGAATCCTGAAAATGGAGAAATGGTTTGGACTTTCGACTATGCAGCATATGCGGGTGGAGAATGGAAAGCAAATATTCAAACCAACACACCACTTTATTATAATGGAAAAATATTCGTAACGAATGGTTATGATCACAAGTCTGTTATGCTGAATTTGAGTGAAGACGCATCTTCGGTGAAACTAGCTTATGTCGATTCATTAATGGATGTACATCATGGTGGTGCAGTTCGTTTAGGCGATTACGTATACGGTTCTAACTGGATACACAACCGAATGGGTAAATGGGTTTGCCTTGAATGGGAAACTGGTAAGCCAATGTATGAGACCGAATGGGAAAATAAGGGTTCCATTATTTCTGCTGAAGGCATGTTGTATTGCTACGATGAGAAAGGTGGTAATATCGCTCTATCAAAAGCAAGTCCTGATGGTTTTAAAGTGATCAGTTCCTTTAAAGTGCCTCTAGGCAAAGGGCCTAATTGGTCACACTTGGTGATAAAGGATGGTGTTTTGTATGTCCGTCATGAGGATGCCTTAATGGCCTATAATATTAAAGCGTAGTCTGAGAAGCAATGAGCAAAAAATCCCTAAATATTTTTTTTCTGTCTTTGATTGTTGGTATCGCGATCGCCATATTTATTATTTGGTTACGTTATGATCCGGTTCAGGACTTCAAAGCGAGCGTTCCGGGTTTAGATAATCGACCCAAGGCAGGAAGTGAAGCTGTGGACGAGGTGAAAATTGGAGAGAAATTCAAATTATATACAGAATACACTTCAAATTTAAAGGGGAAATGGACTCAGTTTAGAGGCGCTGAATCGGATAATATATCAAACGAGAAAATCAAACTGGTCGATAAAATTGGTCCTGAACCTAAGATATTGTGGGAGCAAGATTTGGGGGAAGGGCATGCTGCGCCTGTTGTTTATAATGGGAAGGTATATTTGCTCGATTACGATGAGGTGAAAAAAGCTGATGCTCTACGTTGTTTTTCTTTAGAAAGTGGAGAAGAGATTTGGAAGCGTTCCTATAAGGTTCACGTGAAAAGAAATCATGGCATGTCGAGGACCATTCCGGCAATAAATGATAAGTATATTGTGAGTATGGGGCCGCGTTGCCATGTGATGTGTGTGAACCCTGATTCAGGTGATTTCTTGTGGGGACTCGATTTAGTGAAGGATTATCAATCTGAAGTCCCCTTTTGGTACACAGGACAATGTCCAATTATCGATAATAATGTTGCCATAATTGCTCCTGGCGGTAAAGCTTTATTAATAGGTGTTGATTGCGCTACAGGTAATGTTTTATGGGAAACGCCTAATCCTGACGGATGGAAGATGTCACATTCTTCGGTGATGCCAATGGTTTTAGATGGTAAGAAAATGTGGGTTTATGCTGCAGTCGGCGGAATTTGTGGCGTTTCAGCCGAAGGCGACGATTTAGGACAAATTCTCTGGAAAACCAAAGACTTTTCTCCCTCAGTAGTTGCGCCTTCGCCATTGATTTATGATGATGGCAAATTGTTTATGACAGCTGGTTACGGTGCGGGTGCTGCTCTTTTTCAAGTGAAAAAAACGGGTGAAACCTATCAGGTAGAAACCCTTCAGAAATACAAACCTAAGGATGGAATGGCATCCGAACAGCAGACGCCACTTTTATACAATGGTCGGATGTTTACCATACTGCCTAAAGATGCGGGTGCTATGCGAAATCAGTTTGTCTGTTGTGATCCGAATGATTGTACTAAAATATTATGGACCAGTGGAAAGACCGATCGTTTTGGATTAGGTCCCTATTTGGTAGCAGATGGTAAGTTTTTTATTCTGAAAGATGATGGTGAACTAACGATTGCCAGAGCTTCAACAGAGAGATTTGAGATATTGGATAAAGTGAAGCTTCTTGACGGGCACGATGCCTGGGGGCCTATGGTTATAACCGATGGCCGGTTGTTGATGCGAGATTCAAAACACATGCTTTGTATTGATTTGCGTGCAAATTAAGATTGGACTTTGAAAAGACGAGACTATGAAGAATAAGCTAACATTAATTTTTTCTATTGTGCTCCTCCTACTTCTGGTGGCATTAATTGCTGGTGATCTATTTCTTGATAAACCCAATAGTCAAAAGAATATTTATGAGTATGATCTTAAGGCATTGAGGCAGGTTGATTCATCATTGATTGCTTATAAGGAAGTTTTCTCTTTTAAAATTAATTCAGAGGCTGTTTTCGGAATTGCTTTAGATACTAAAGATCGAATCTATGTGAGTGGTACCGATATGCTTTGGATTTTTGATTCGCAAGGGGAATTGCAATCGAGAATGAAAGTTAGAGGGGATGCTCATGCGGTTTGTATTTCCGAGTCGGGGAATATTCTTCTGGGTGTCGGGAACAGAGTTGATGTTCGCAAACCCGATGGCAGTTTGAATAATAGTTTTCAGATAAAAGGAGCGAAAGCATATATCAGTAGTTTGGTTGAAAAAGGTGGTCGGGTTTATATTGCCGATGCCGGACAGAAAATCGTTCATCAATATACTATCGACGGAAAAAAAATCAATATTATCGGGGCTAAAAATCTTGAAAAAGGGATTCGGGGCTTTGTGATTCCAAGTCCTTATTTTGATCTCATTTTGGGGCGTCAAGGTGAGCTTTGGGTTGTCAACCCTGGGCGACATGCATTGGAGGCCTATAATAAAGAAGGTGATTTGATATCAACCTGGGAGCGAACGTCTATGCAGCTTGATGGTTTTGGTGGTTGTTGCAATCCCAGTCATGTAGCCATGCTGTCGGATGGTTCGTTTGTGACCAGCGAAAAAGGATTAGAGAGAGTGAAAATTCATTTGCCATCCGGCGATTTTAAATCGGTAGTGGCAGC encodes:
- a CDS encoding PQQ-binding-like beta-propeller repeat protein, whose protein sequence is MSKKSLNIFFLSLIVGIAIAIFIIWLRYDPVQDFKASVPGLDNRPKAGSEAVDEVKIGEKFKLYTEYTSNLKGKWTQFRGAESDNISNEKIKLVDKIGPEPKILWEQDLGEGHAAPVVYNGKVYLLDYDEVKKADALRCFSLESGEEIWKRSYKVHVKRNHGMSRTIPAINDKYIVSMGPRCHVMCVNPDSGDFLWGLDLVKDYQSEVPFWYTGQCPIIDNNVAIIAPGGKALLIGVDCATGNVLWETPNPDGWKMSHSSVMPMVLDGKKMWVYAAVGGICGVSAEGDDLGQILWKTKDFSPSVVAPSPLIYDDGKLFMTAGYGAGAALFQVKKTGETYQVETLQKYKPKDGMASEQQTPLLYNGRMFTILPKDAGAMRNQFVCCDPNDCTKILWTSGKTDRFGLGPYLVADGKFFILKDDGELTIARASTERFEILDKVKLLDGHDAWGPMVITDGRLLMRDSKHMLCIDLRAN
- a CDS encoding PQQ-binding-like beta-propeller repeat protein translates to MKRLLFLGFAAITIFTQCNSPKQKSEWRGPNRTGVYNETGLLKEWPKEGPQMLWSLTDIPKGYSSVAVVGDLVYLTGIKDSMDVLLAVDMKGQIKWEVPYGRCWDSTFPDSRCTPTIENDRIYLSSGKGDLACLNALTGEIFWQVKASEKFEGTYGEWGISESLLLYKDLVFYTPCGEKTTMIALDKNTGETVWESKSLKDKPAYVSPLMVERNGKNLIVTVTENHIIGVNPENGEMVWTFDYAAYAGGEWKANIQTNTPLYYNGKIFVTNGYDHKSVMLNLSEDASSVKLAYVDSLMDVHHGGAVRLGDYVYGSNWIHNRMGKWVCLEWETGKPMYETEWENKGSIISAEGMLYCYDEKGGNIALSKASPDGFKVISSFKVPLGKGPNWSHLVIKDGVLYVRHEDALMAYNIKA